One bacterium genomic window, GTGATGCTCAACGACCTGAATCAGGAACTTCCGCTGCTGACCCGCATCGTGGCAGGTGTGTCCGATTTCTTGCGCGACTACTGGTTCCACATGGGCACTACCGTGGGGATCAGCTTCCTCGTCTTCAACCGCGTGATCCAGACACCGACCGGACGTCTGGCCTGGGACGGCTTCCGTCTGCGCCTGCCCGTGCTCGGCAAGGTGGTGCGCTATATCGCGATCTCGCGCTTCGCGCGCACTCTCTCGACTCTGGTCGCCGGTGGATTGAACATCGTGCACGCCCTGGACATCTCAAAAGACGTCTCGGGCAACGCGGTGATCGGCCAGGCGATCGCACACGTTCGAGAGCAGATTACGAAAGGCGCCTCAATCGCGGGCACCATGCGCCAGAGTGGCGAATTCCCGGCCATGGTCACGCATATGGTAGCCGTGGGCGAAGCGTCCGGTGAACTCGATTCCATGCTGGGCAAACTCGCCGACACCTACGACAAGCTGGTCGAGGTGGCACTGAATCGCATGATGGCCCTGATGGGGCCGGTTCTTCTGATTTTCGTGGCCGGGATCATCCTGGCGATCATCCTGTCAACCATGCTTCCGCTACTCAGTCTGACCTCGGCGCTGTAGCGGATCGAACCGAGAGGCCTGGAATATGAATACCAGCGAGGAACTCAGAGAACAGGGCTTCACCTTTCTCGAGATCATGATCGTGGTGATCATCATCGGAATGTTGATGACACTCGTGGCAACCAACATCCTGAGCCGCCAGGACGAAGCCAAAGTAAAGATCGCCCAGAGCCAGATCCACAAACTCGCACAGGCGCTCGAATTCTACCGACTCGACAACGGCCGCTATCCGACCACCGATCAAGGGTTGCAGGCCCTGGTGACCCAACCGACCGGCGAACCCCGCCCGAAACGCTATCCGCCCAACGGCTACGGGCGCCGGGCCGATCTGATCGACCCCTGGCAGTCGAACTTCCACTACGAACAACCGGGCCAGCACAACAGTCACAGCTATGACCTGTATTCCTTCGGAACCGACGGCCAGCAGGGCGGCGAAGGCACTAACGCAGACATCGGCAACTGGGACGACCCGGCCAACCTGTAACCCGTGAGCACGACGCGCAGCAACTCCGGCTTCACGCTGCTGGAGGTCATGGTCGCCGTGGTCTTGATGGCCCTGCTCATGGGTGCGCTTGCCACGAGACTCGGCGGGGGCTTTGGCGTCCACCTGAGCAACTCGGGACGCCGCCTGGCGGCCGAACTCGAGTACGTCGGACAGCGAGCGATCACGACCGGCCGACCGCATCGCTTCGTCATCGACATGCAGAAACAGGCCTTTCGTATCGAGGAACAACGCGAGAGGTCAGATAGAGATGTCGACGAACTACCCGCACACTTCGAGGACCTCGACCTGAGCATCGACCTTGCCAGCCAGGCGTTCTCGCCGATCGAGGCGAGCCAGGGCGACTGGCGTTGGCTTGACGACGGCGAAGTGGCCTTTGACGAAATCGTGATCGGCAACGAATCGTTCACCAGCGACGAGATCTCGATCGGCTTCTCTCCGGACGGCGGTGCCGAACCCGCACAGATCTGGCTGGTCGACGACGGCGGCTACTCCCTGCAGGTGCGCCTGGTCGCTTTCACCGGCGAGGTACACGTCGAGGAAGGCGAGGAGTGATGCGTTCGATCCCGAGACACGCCGACGGCTTCACTCTGCTCGAGGTGTTGATGGCCGTGCTCGTGGTGGGACTCGTCTACGGGTTCCTCTTGCGCTTCGTGACCCAGAACCTGGAACGCGTCGGAGACTCGCGGCGCGAGATCGAAGTCGCTCGTCTCGCCGAAATGAAACTGCGCGAGACACAGGACCGGATACTGAGCGGTGAAGCAGTCACTCCCGGCGTCGACGCCGGATTCTTCGAAGAGCCCGACGAGGCCTACCAGTACCAGGTTTCGATCGAGCCCTTCAGCATTCCACTGCCGCCGAGTTTCAAAGGTGAGATCGCTCCATCTTCGGTGTTCACACCCACCGGACAGCACGACCCCGCGAGAACGCCACTTTTCGTGGTGCAATCGAGGGTATTTCGCGAAGACGATGAAGTCGAACAGGCGATTCCATTTACATCGATCTTGACTCCGCCGCCCCCGCTAGCTGCCACGCCGACCGGGCCAGCGGGATCTCCGCGTCCCCAGCCTGCCCAGGCCACACCTCCGGATCCACGCCAATGAACCGGCGCGACGCAGACGGCTTCACGCTGATCGAGATCCTGCTCTCGCTCGCGATCATGTCCATGGTGCTGACCTTTGCCTTCCAGGCCTATATCGCCATCAAGGATGCCCAGCAGCGGCTCGCGGGAGGAATGGATCGGGACCGCGCCGCTGGAGTCCTGCTCGATCGACTCGAGCGCGAGTTCGTCGGTGCCATCATCGTGGAACGCGAGACAGGAGCGGATCCACTACTACACCCGTTCCTGTTCGTTTCGCAGGACTCGATGCACGATGAAGGCAGTGACGCGGTCCGCTTCATCACACAGACGCCCACGCGCATGCCCGGCACTCAGCGACGGGGTGGACTGTTGATGGTCACCTACGGTCTGCAGAGTCAGGAATCCGACATCTACGAGCTGGTGCGCAAGGAAGACCCACTTCCGGATCAGATGTACAAAGACATCAGCCTGCAGGACGGCCAGGTCGTGGCGGAGCGTCTGGCGGGCTTCAAGATGCGTTTCCAGTCCGCAAACCGCGAGTGGATGGATCGCTGGGACAGCACGGGCATCTCGGATTTCGACCAGTTGCCCAACGCAGTCGAAATCACGGTCAAACTGTGGAACAAAAACGAATACGGCGAGCTGACCGAAGGCAACCCGCACATGCGCCAGATCCGTCTGCCCGTGCGCCCCTTCCCGCTCGCGCCAGACGACCCCAACCAGCTGCTACAGGCCTGCGAAACCGGAACCAGTGTCCAGGAATGTCTGGCCAAGGCCAGGAACGCAATCGAGTTTGATAGCGAGATGATGAAATCGATCGAAAAGGCGATCCAGAACATCACCGACGTGTGCTGGAACAGCGAAGAGCCCAGCTTCCTGCTGGGTGAAGTCAAGACCGCCTACGAAGATCAAGGCTTCGACTCCAGAGGGGAGTGCCCGTAATGCGCGCACGAGATGAAGAGGGCGTGGTCTTGCTGCTGGTGATCGTGTTGATCGTGGTCACGATCAGTACGGTCTACGCAATGGCCGCCACCTCGACTCTCGAGATCATGGGCACGCGGTATCGAATCGAACGCACCCGCGCAGATCTGCTGGCGAAGTCGGCCATGCCGATCGCAATGCGCGCGCTACACGACGACCTGAGCGTCAACGACGCATTGGCGCAGGTCGTGGAATCGGGCCAGGACGGATGGGCGCTACTCGGAGAGCAGCCGATCGTGGTCGAAGGAGGCGGGGGCCTCGACATCCGCGTGCTCGACATTGGCTCCAAGATCAATATCAACGCGATGATCGACGTGAAAGGCGAACCCATAGGCGAACAGAGCCGGAGCTTTCTGAAAGCCGCCTTGCGCCAGATCATCGATTCCACTCCCGCATTGCTCGAGGAATCGTCCTATACAGACGAGAAGGTCAACAACCTGACCGATGGGATTCTCGACTGGATCGACAAAAACGACCAGACGCGTCTGGGAACGCCAGAAGAGGAGTTCTGGGTCGCGATCGAGAAGGCCGAGGTCCCGCCAGCGGATCGGCCTCTCTTTTCCCTGGACGAACTGGCTCCAATCCCGGGCATGGGGCCCTTGCTGCTGGAAGCCATGAAGTCCTACTTTACGACCTATCCGATGTTCCCTCCGCCCGGAACGGGTGGCATCAACCTGAACACCGCGCCCGCTCACGTTCTCGGGCTGCTTTATCACGGAACCGCCTTGGACTCCGAATTCATCAAAGAACGCGACATCCTGGAAGTTATGCGCGCCCGCGAGGAAGGTCGCGTGTTCTGCCCGTCCCAGGCCGATGAGCGTTGCATAGGCGTTTCGGAGGTTCTGGGCGTGGTGAGACAGGGCGAGATCTTCTTCCCGCAGATCCAATTTAAAAGCGATGTGTTCCGGATCGAGGTAGAAGCCCGGTACGGAGAAACCCGATCCTGCCTCGCGAGCGTAGTCGACCGCAGCCGTCCGGCCGAAAACCAGACGCTTTACTACAGGCTGGGCTGTTGATGTTCGATCGCAGCATTCTCGGACTCGATATCGGAAGCCATTCGGTCAAGATCGCGCTCCTGCGCTCCGGCCTGCGCGACGCGTCTTTCGAGGGCTTCGACGAACTATTGCTTCCCCGGGGCGCCGCTTCCGAAGAAATCGAAGCGACGATCCAGCTCTGGGCCCAGCAGCGCGGATTCCCCTTGGAATACGTGGTCACTGCGCTGCCAGCAGACCGGATCACCCAGCGCCATCTACGCTTCCCCTTCAGCGGAGCAAAGCGCGTCAACCAGGCGATCGAGTTCGAAATCGCAGAAGACCTGCCGGTTCCGCTCGACGAGATGATCATCGCCAGCGAACAGGTACTCTCGCGCCCCGAGCAGACCGACGCGCTCGTACTCGTCGCACCCCACACAGAGGTGCGCATGCTGCTCGACTCGATGCAGCGCATGGAATTCGAGCCTCAGATCATCGAAGCGGGTGGCGCAGCGCTCGCGAACCTGAGCGGCTACCTCGGCCTCGCGGACGTGAGCCGAATCATCCTCGACATCGGTCACTGCAAGACGAATGTAGTTCTGCTGGTCGACGGCAAGCCGGTCATCTTGCGACGCATCGGACTCGCGGGAGAGCAGCTGACCGAAGCCATCGCGGCCGATCACCACCTGTCGTTCGAGCAGGCGGAGTCCTATAAGCACACACACGGCCTATTCGAGACCGGTGGGAACAAACCCGTGTCGCAACGAGTGCGCTTCCTGCTCGAGCAGTTGATCAGCGAAACCCAGCGTTCGATTCAAGCCGTGATCGGTGATCCACTCGATGCGATCGCGCCGACCGAGATGCTGCTGGTCGGAGGCACAAGTCGAGCCAAGGGCCTCGCCTCGTACTTCGAAGAACACGCGAGCATCAGATGCCGCGTACTGACCGCCGAAGACGCAAATCGCTCGGATGCCCCGCTCTCGGAAGCCGGTCCCGCGCTGTACGCACAAGCGGCCGCCCTCGCCTTGCGGGGTTCGAACACCGAGCGCGTAACCCAGGTCGACTTCCGGCAGGACGAACTGGCTTACACGCCCGATATTTCGGGCATGCGCGGCCAACTTCAACTCTGTGTCGCTCTGTTCGCGCTCTTCCTGGCGTTGTGGACGGGCAGTGCCATTGCACGCAAAATGGCGAACGGTCAGAGGGTCGAACAGCTGCGCGCAGACGTCGCTTCGATCTACCAACAGACCTTCCCAGATGCGCCGCCTGTGGATGATCCGCTCCCGGTCATGGAAACGAAGGCCCGCGACATGAACGAGCTGGCAAATCACCTGGGCGTGATGAACCTGGGACTGTCCGTACTCGACGTGCTGCGAGAGATCTCCAATCGCACACCGGAAGAGCTCGACATCTCAATCGACGACCTGCGCATCGAACGACGCAATATCGTGGCGCGCGGCCGCAGCAACGACTTCGTATCCGCCGATCAGTTCAAGGCAGAACTCGCCAAGTTCCCGGCGTTCAAGCAGGTCCTGATCACCGATGTGAAGACGGACACGCGCCGGGGCGGAAAGACCTTCGTCCTCAACATCCGCCTGGAGGATGACTCGTGAACGCCCTCCTCGATCAGATCCGTGCCTACTGGCAGGAGCGCAGTGCGCGGGAGCGCTGGCTCGTGGTGCTCGGCGGCTGTGTGATAGCACTGGTTCTCGTGCAGACCACAGTCATCGGGCAAATCGACGCGAGCGCACTCCGTGCCGAACAGGAAGCCTCCCAACTCGAAGATGATCGCATTCGCGCCACTCGTCTGGCCACAGATATTCGAGCCGTCCAGGGGGGCCTCCGGGCGGTCGAAGCCCGCATCCGGCCGGGTGAGAAAACGAACCTGCTGGCGCTTCTCGAGCGCCTGGCGACCACGGTGCAGATCTCCAAGGACCAGCTCGAGTCGATCAAGCCGCGCCAACCAGGTCGCAACCAGAAATACCCAGAGACCGGCGTGGACGTGCGTCTCCGGGGCGTGACTCTCGATCAGACCACCCGATTCCTGCACAAGATCGAAACCTCCGAGTCGCACATGATCATCCGTTCGCTGGGCATCCGCTCGCGCGCAAATGACAAGAGTCCTTCTCCACTCCTGGATGTGAAGTTCTCGGTATCGAGCTTCGAAAAGCGCGCCTGAGGGGTCCGCGGGCCGTTCCTGTACCGAACGGGTCCCATTGGGATAAGCTCTCGATCATGGACTCCATGCAGGGCATGAAACTCAGCGACATCGAGCGCTGGTCAGAACGCGTTTTGGTCGTCCGCGGGTTGAACCCGGGAGTTTTTCCCGGCCCCGGAACCAACACCTACCTGCTGGGTACCGGCGAGCGCCCCCTGCTTCTCGACACGGGCTCCGGAGAGGCGGACTATATTCCCCTGCTCGCGGGTGCGCTACGCGAACACTTCAAGAGCGATGTTCTGGGCGATATCCTGCTCACCCACGTCCATCCCGATCACATTGGCGGCGCAGCGTCGATCATCAAACACTTTGGACCGCGCCGGGTCTTCAAGATGCCCTGGCCGGTTCGCGATGATGACTTCGACGTCGAACTCACCGCGACCTACGATGGCGAGGTCTTCGAATGCGAGGGCGTAACCCTGCGGGCGATCCACACCCCGGGACACGCCCGCGATCATCTCTGCTTCTATCTGGAAGAGGAGCGCGCGCTGTTCACCGGTGACGTAATCCTGGGTGCGGGCACAACCGTCATCCCCACACCGGAGTCCGGCGGCGATCTGGCGCAATACATGGAGACACTGTCTTCACTGCTCGAGTTGGATATCGAACGCATCTATCCGGGCCACGGCCCCCTGATCGCCGAGCCGATCGAGAAGATCCGCGAGTACATCGCACACCGCAACGAACGCGAGCGGCAGATCATCGAAGCCATGAATGCCGGCGCGCAAACGGTCGAGAAGATCGTCGAGCGCGTGTACGTCGACACGCCGCGCTACCTGCACACGGCGGCAGGCGCCTCGGTGCTTTCCCACCTGATCAAGCTCGAACACGAAGACCGGGCCCAGCGCCAGATCGACGCCGCCGGCCAGGAGCACTGGACCTGCGGGAGATGAGCGAGTCCGAAGCAGCGCTCTCCGATCTCCTCGAGCGACTCGGTTCGAAGCAGCGCAGCGAGCAACGCCGGGCGTGCGATGAGGCGACCCAACGATTGCAGAAGGATCCCGAGTTCCAGTGGGTCCTGCGCGATCTACTGCGCGACGGCAGTCGACTCGCTCGCTTTGCGACCGCCTTCGTGCTCTTCCCGTTCGAGCGACCCGGTATGCGCCTGCTTCCGGCCCTGCTCGATGCACTCGATCTCGAAGAGGGAGACATCCGCTGGCAGGCCACCCATATGCTCGCCACCCTGGGACGCATGCAGGGCGAAGTACTGCCCGTGCTCTTGCACGAATGCCGCCACGCCGAATCAGCGGTACGACGACGAATGTCGCTCTACGCTGTGCGCGAACTCGCGCCCGAGCGCACCGAGACCGCGGAAGCACTCATGGGCGCACTGAGCGATGGCGATGCGGAAGTGCGACGCGCAGCCCTCACCTGCTTTGCAAAACTGATCGAACCCGATCGCTCGGTACTCGATCGCGTGCTCGAGATCGCGCGCGACCCCGCTGATTTGCGCATGGCGCGAATCGCGACTGTCGTATTGCCCGACCTCGTCGGACACCACCCCGAAGCACTCGGCGAGGTCGAAGCCCTGGTCTCGGACCTCACCCGTTCCGATGATGCATCGCTCGCGCGCGCCGCGCAGACGGCGGCCCATCGCATCGAACCCGGCTCTGCCCACGGCGCGTAGACGGGAGGCCACGTGTCCAATTACCCGCTGGTCCTCGCCAGCACTTCACCGCGTCGCCGCGAACTGCTCACACAGGCCGGCTTCCGCTTCCAACTCGAGAAACCCGGCATCGACGAGTTCGAACTACCGGGCGAGAGTCCGGAGGAACAGGCGCAGCGTCTGGCCAGCGAGAAGGGACGCGCGGTCGCCGATCGCATGGAATCGGGTCTGTGTGTTCTTTCGGCGGACACGCTCGTCGTGATCGACCGGCAGGTCCTGGGGAAGCCGGTGGACGAGGCAGAGGCAGCGCGCATGCTCTTGAGCCTGGCCGGCCGAACCCATCGCGTGCTCACGGGTTTTGCGCTCATTCTGACCGGCACGGAGCGTTTCGAGGTCGCCGTGATCGAGAGCCTCGTGCACATGCACCCGGTGACACCGGAGGAAGCAAAGGCCTATGCGCACGGCGGGGAACCGCTGGACAAGGCCGGAGCCTATGCGGTGCAGGGCGAGGGAGGACGCTTCGTCGCGGGGATCGACGGCTCGCGAACCAACGTCATCGGATTGCCGCTGGAGGCAGTCACTCCCCGACTCGACGCCTTCGGTGTGAGGCGAATGTGAATCCGGCTGAGCGCATCGGCGCCATCCGCGCACGAGTCGACGCGGCCGCGCGAAGTGCGGGACGAGATCCCTCGAAAGTGCGATTGCTGGCGGTATCCAAGACTTTCGCCGCGGAGCGCGTACTCGAAATGGCCAGCGCCGGACTCGAAGCCTTCGGCGAGAACCGCATCCAGGAAGCCAGCCGCAAGATCCCCGAAGTCGCGGCGAACTGCGAACGCAATCTCGAATGGCATCTGATCGGTCAACTGCAACGCAACAAGGCGCGCAAGGCCGTCGAGCTTTTCGACGTGATTCACACAGTCGATCGGCCGGAACTGGTGGACGAACTGGCGAAGGCGGCACGCGCTCTCTCGCGCAGGCCACGGATTCTTCTGCAACTGAACATCGACCGCGAGCCCCAGAAGGGCGGAGCCGATCCCGGCGCCCTGCCCGACCTGGTGCGACGCGTCGGCGAACACCCGGAACTCAGACTGGAAGGGCTCATGGCGATCCCGCGGGTATGCGAAGACCCCGAAGAGGTGCGACTCCCTTTTGCGCGTCTGCGAGAGTTACGCGATGCAATCAACGCGGGTCGCGCAGCGGCTGAACAATTGCGCGAGCTGTCGATGGGCATGTCGTCCGACTTCGAGGTCGCCATCGCGGAAGGCGCCACATGGGTTCGGCTGGGAACGGCCTTGTTTGGCCCGAGAGATTCGAAATGAGCGGAGAGCAATGATGACGGGTCTTCCCGATAGCCTACCGAAGAGCGTCGGCACCATCGGCGCGGGAAACATGGCGGAAGCCATCTTGCGCGGTCTATTGCGCGCGGGCCTGGCACCCGAACGACTCGTGGCTTCGGATCTCGATGCGGGGCGTCGCGAACACATCGAGCGCGAACTCGGCGTGC contains:
- a CDS encoding type II secretion system protein GspF; the encoded protein is MPVFRYKGVTAGNTSVSSTIDADSLRSARLRLRAEGIYPTEISEGKTSNIVADILARFQLPQLWKIPDLELSMFSSQLATLLSAGVPLVQALGALTDQVENERLRAIVGELRELVNQGSTLADALNEHPRVFDELFVSMVRSGESSGALELVLRRLGEYVETRMELRNQVVTALIYPCLMLLVSMAVTGVLLIYVIPNITVMLNDLNQELPLLTRIVAGVSDFLRDYWFHMGTTVGISFLVFNRVIQTPTGRLAWDGFRLRLPVLGKVVRYIAISRFARTLSTLVAGGLNIVHALDISKDVSGNAVIGQAIAHVREQITKGASIAGTMRQSGEFPAMVTHMVAVGEASGELDSMLGKLADTYDKLVEVALNRMMALMGPVLLIFVAGIILAIILSTMLPLLSLTSAL
- the gspG gene encoding type II secretion system major pseudopilin GspG, encoding MNTSEELREQGFTFLEIMIVVIIIGMLMTLVATNILSRQDEAKVKIAQSQIHKLAQALEFYRLDNGRYPTTDQGLQALVTQPTGEPRPKRYPPNGYGRRADLIDPWQSNFHYEQPGQHNSHSYDLYSFGTDGQQGGEGTNADIGNWDDPANL
- a CDS encoding prepilin-type N-terminal cleavage/methylation domain-containing protein, whose protein sequence is MSTTRSNSGFTLLEVMVAVVLMALLMGALATRLGGGFGVHLSNSGRRLAAELEYVGQRAITTGRPHRFVIDMQKQAFRIEEQRERSDRDVDELPAHFEDLDLSIDLASQAFSPIEASQGDWRWLDDGEVAFDEIVIGNESFTSDEISIGFSPDGGAEPAQIWLVDDGGYSLQVRLVAFTGEVHVEEGEE
- a CDS encoding type II secretion system protein; this encodes MRSIPRHADGFTLLEVLMAVLVVGLVYGFLLRFVTQNLERVGDSRREIEVARLAEMKLRETQDRILSGEAVTPGVDAGFFEEPDEAYQYQVSIEPFSIPLPPSFKGEIAPSSVFTPTGQHDPARTPLFVVQSRVFREDDEVEQAIPFTSILTPPPPLAATPTGPAGSPRPQPAQATPPDPRQ
- a CDS encoding prepilin-type N-terminal cleavage/methylation domain-containing protein, yielding MNRRDADGFTLIEILLSLAIMSMVLTFAFQAYIAIKDAQQRLAGGMDRDRAAGVLLDRLEREFVGAIIVERETGADPLLHPFLFVSQDSMHDEGSDAVRFITQTPTRMPGTQRRGGLLMVTYGLQSQESDIYELVRKEDPLPDQMYKDISLQDGQVVAERLAGFKMRFQSANREWMDRWDSTGISDFDQLPNAVEITVKLWNKNEYGELTEGNPHMRQIRLPVRPFPLAPDDPNQLLQACETGTSVQECLAKARNAIEFDSEMMKSIEKAIQNITDVCWNSEEPSFLLGEVKTAYEDQGFDSRGECP
- a CDS encoding general secretion pathway protein GspK, which codes for MRARDEEGVVLLLVIVLIVVTISTVYAMAATSTLEIMGTRYRIERTRADLLAKSAMPIAMRALHDDLSVNDALAQVVESGQDGWALLGEQPIVVEGGGGLDIRVLDIGSKININAMIDVKGEPIGEQSRSFLKAALRQIIDSTPALLEESSYTDEKVNNLTDGILDWIDKNDQTRLGTPEEEFWVAIEKAEVPPADRPLFSLDELAPIPGMGPLLLEAMKSYFTTYPMFPPPGTGGINLNTAPAHVLGLLYHGTALDSEFIKERDILEVMRAREEGRVFCPSQADERCIGVSEVLGVVRQGEIFFPQIQFKSDVFRIEVEARYGETRSCLASVVDRSRPAENQTLYYRLGC
- a CDS encoding pilus assembly protein PilM; protein product: MFDRSILGLDIGSHSVKIALLRSGLRDASFEGFDELLLPRGAASEEIEATIQLWAQQRGFPLEYVVTALPADRITQRHLRFPFSGAKRVNQAIEFEIAEDLPVPLDEMIIASEQVLSRPEQTDALVLVAPHTEVRMLLDSMQRMEFEPQIIEAGGAALANLSGYLGLADVSRIILDIGHCKTNVVLLVDGKPVILRRIGLAGEQLTEAIAADHHLSFEQAESYKHTHGLFETGGNKPVSQRVRFLLEQLISETQRSIQAVIGDPLDAIAPTEMLLVGGTSRAKGLASYFEEHASIRCRVLTAEDANRSDAPLSEAGPALYAQAAALALRGSNTERVTQVDFRQDELAYTPDISGMRGQLQLCVALFALFLALWTGSAIARKMANGQRVEQLRADVASIYQQTFPDAPPVDDPLPVMETKARDMNELANHLGVMNLGLSVLDVLREISNRTPEELDISIDDLRIERRNIVARGRSNDFVSADQFKAELAKFPAFKQVLITDVKTDTRRGGKTFVLNIRLEDDS
- a CDS encoding beta-lactamase-like protein 2 is translated as MDSMQGMKLSDIERWSERVLVVRGLNPGVFPGPGTNTYLLGTGERPLLLDTGSGEADYIPLLAGALREHFKSDVLGDILLTHVHPDHIGGAASIIKHFGPRRVFKMPWPVRDDDFDVELTATYDGEVFECEGVTLRAIHTPGHARDHLCFYLEEERALFTGDVILGAGTTVIPTPESGGDLAQYMETLSSLLELDIERIYPGHGPLIAEPIEKIREYIAHRNERERQIIEAMNAGAQTVEKIVERVYVDTPRYLHTAAGASVLSHLIKLEHEDRAQRQIDAAGQEHWTCGR
- the maf gene encoding septum formation protein Maf; this translates as MSNYPLVLASTSPRRRELLTQAGFRFQLEKPGIDEFELPGESPEEQAQRLASEKGRAVADRMESGLCVLSADTLVVIDRQVLGKPVDEAEAARMLLSLAGRTHRVLTGFALILTGTERFEVAVIESLVHMHPVTPEEAKAYAHGGEPLDKAGAYAVQGEGGRFVAGIDGSRTNVIGLPLEAVTPRLDAFGVRRM
- a CDS encoding YggS family pyridoxal phosphate-dependent enzyme, yielding MNPAERIGAIRARVDAAARSAGRDPSKVRLLAVSKTFAAERVLEMASAGLEAFGENRIQEASRKIPEVAANCERNLEWHLIGQLQRNKARKAVELFDVIHTVDRPELVDELAKAARALSRRPRILLQLNIDREPQKGGADPGALPDLVRRVGEHPELRLEGLMAIPRVCEDPEEVRLPFARLRELRDAINAGRAAAEQLRELSMGMSSDFEVAIAEGATWVRLGTALFGPRDSK